A single region of the Bacillus cereus genome encodes:
- a CDS encoding aminoglycoside phosphotransferase family protein, which yields MDISVIAKQLVNEKVISHYPKSMKVLNGGTTSTVYLLDAKYVVKLNESEVIREEADFLSFYEGNTLFSKLLYKEPLNRYIVYSFLDGATSCERGYKRITLSILVKEAINKYEIVSDIDGWGWKESPVQSWNEFLTTNVIEAYENLKPYISDEEYRTVLKLTNSLNKGTGINKPFLLHGDLGFHNFIFQKNKLTGVIDPLPVLGDPIYDLIYAFCSTPEDLMKETIDYAMKQCVFHKKERDLYEEIIIGLFLRIDTCLRHHPKDLEDYLVAWRYWMDEIETNL from the coding sequence ATGGATATTTCAGTAATCGCTAAACAACTAGTTAATGAGAAGGTTATTTCACATTATCCGAAAAGCATGAAAGTGTTGAACGGAGGAACGACAAGTACAGTATATTTGTTGGACGCGAAATACGTTGTAAAGCTGAATGAATCAGAAGTGATACGTGAAGAAGCTGATTTTCTTTCTTTTTATGAAGGGAATACTTTATTTTCAAAGCTTTTGTATAAGGAACCTTTAAATAGATATATTGTGTATTCCTTTCTCGATGGGGCTACTTCGTGCGAACGTGGATATAAACGAATTACGCTTAGTATACTTGTAAAAGAAGCTATTAATAAGTATGAAATAGTTTCAGATATAGATGGATGGGGATGGAAAGAAAGTCCGGTTCAATCTTGGAATGAATTTTTAACAACAAATGTGATAGAAGCTTATGAAAACCTAAAACCATATATAAGTGATGAAGAGTATAGAACTGTTCTTAAGCTTACAAATAGTCTAAATAAGGGGACTGGAATAAATAAGCCATTTTTATTACATGGTGATCTTGGATTCCATAACTTTATATTTCAAAAGAATAAGTTAACCGGTGTGATAGATCCTTTACCAGTCTTAGGAGATCCTATATACGATTTAATTTACGCGTTCTGTTCAACTCCGGAAGATTTAATGAAAGAAACAATTGATTATGCGATGAAACAATGTGTATTTCATAAAAAAGAACGAGATTTATATGAGGAAATAATTATAGGTTTATTTTTGCGTATAGATACGTGTTTAAGACACCACCCGAAAGATTTAGAAGATTACTTAGTAGCTTGGCGTTATTGGATGGACGAAATTGAGACGAATTTATAG
- a CDS encoding Nif3-like dinuclear metal center hexameric protein yields MNITQFKEHITSLFEEHLNKYGDDEYGFTHISKEGFHKIGYTTNLTLETIEEAYRNGVDMILTHHAPWSFLFGMEEACIEKLKEYEMNHFWIHLPLDFVKFGTCTSLFNEIEIHTILEYSTYEEEELPGIGEYKEAMPFSNLVEKLEERMEEKVKSWKNHDRPVKRIAILTGAGNNTNLIERALEKGCDTYITGEKTLYTVQHAKFKRINLIVGSHTFTEVFGVESLARKLKERDNSIEITRLNEDHLE; encoded by the coding sequence ATGAATATAACGCAGTTTAAAGAACATATTACATCACTTTTTGAAGAGCATCTTAATAAATACGGTGATGACGAGTATGGTTTCACTCACATTAGTAAAGAGGGATTTCACAAAATAGGTTACACGACAAATTTGACGCTAGAAACAATTGAAGAAGCATATCGAAATGGGGTTGATATGATACTTACACATCATGCACCGTGGAGTTTTTTATTCGGTATGGAAGAGGCTTGTATTGAGAAATTAAAAGAATATGAAATGAACCATTTTTGGATTCATTTGCCGTTAGATTTTGTAAAGTTTGGCACATGTACGTCGTTGTTTAATGAAATTGAGATACATACAATACTGGAATATTCCACGTATGAGGAAGAAGAGCTACCGGGAATAGGAGAATATAAAGAAGCGATGCCCTTTTCAAACTTAGTTGAAAAACTTGAAGAGAGAATGGAAGAGAAAGTGAAGAGCTGGAAAAATCATGACAGACCAGTGAAACGGATTGCGATTTTAACGGGTGCAGGGAACAATACAAACCTTATTGAGCGTGCACTAGAAAAAGGTTGTGATACGTACATAACGGGAGAAAAAACATTATATACGGTGCAACATGCAAAATTTAAAAGGATAAATTTAATTGTAGGTAGTCACACATTTACAGAAGTGTTTGGTGTAGAAAGTTTGGCTCGTAAGTTAAAAGAAAGAGATAATTCAATAGAAATTACTAGATTAAATGAAGATCATTTGGAGTGA
- a CDS encoding PhzF family phenazine biosynthesis isomerase: MKKVNVVHYDAFSNKPNMGNPAGIVLKGDGLAEEEMQLIAEKVGFNETAFVLSSEVADVRIRYFTPGHENDLCGHATVGTIYALHERGLLEGKHNLTIETKAGILPIHIGANKSGETFIKMRQATPRFQNFTGSKEALAYSIGLEVNDLDEKLPIVYGSTGIWTLIVPIKKLEACERMKPNNSEFPSVLKEMPKVAIHPLCLETYDAEAKMHGRHFSSPYSGTIEDPVTGTASGVMGAYYATYLENNFDHELESIVEQGQEIDKDGRVTVYVTKDVENEKLQIDIAGTAVYVKEFEISI, translated from the coding sequence ATGAAAAAAGTAAACGTAGTCCATTATGATGCATTTAGTAATAAGCCGAATATGGGAAATCCAGCAGGTATTGTATTAAAAGGAGATGGATTAGCGGAAGAGGAAATGCAACTCATTGCTGAAAAGGTTGGATTTAACGAAACAGCTTTTGTTCTTTCTTCAGAAGTAGCAGATGTAAGAATTCGCTATTTTACGCCTGGTCATGAAAATGATTTATGTGGTCATGCGACAGTAGGGACTATATATGCACTTCATGAAAGAGGATTATTAGAAGGGAAACACAATTTAACAATTGAAACGAAGGCAGGGATTTTGCCGATACATATAGGTGCGAATAAAAGTGGGGAAACTTTTATTAAAATGAGACAAGCAACACCACGGTTTCAAAATTTTACAGGTTCCAAAGAGGCATTAGCTTACAGTATTGGTCTTGAAGTAAATGATTTAGATGAAAAATTACCGATTGTATATGGAAGTACTGGTATTTGGACTTTAATTGTACCTATTAAAAAACTTGAAGCATGTGAAAGGATGAAACCTAATAATAGTGAATTTCCATCTGTATTAAAAGAAATGCCAAAGGTTGCTATTCATCCACTTTGCTTGGAGACATATGATGCAGAAGCAAAAATGCACGGTCGTCATTTCTCATCACCTTATTCTGGAACAATAGAAGATCCAGTGACAGGAACTGCTTCAGGTGTAATGGGAGCCTATTATGCGACGTATTTAGAGAACAATTTTGATCATGAACTGGAGTCAATCGTTGAGCAAGGACAGGAAATAGATAAAGACGGTCGTGTGACGGTTTATGTAACGAAAGATGTAGAAAATGAGAAGTTACAAATAGATATTGCGGGAACAGCGGTATATGTGAAAGAGTTTGAAATTTCAATATAA
- a CDS encoding SDR family NAD(P)-dependent oxidoreductase, translating into MKVLVTGGNRGLGLQLVKVFHENGHIVYPLVRSKEAIGQLNKVFTSRCFPILADLSDDESTESIKEQIGEYTEHIDLVINNAGITGKETEILRTNSEELMELFNLHCLGVIRAIKGTYSALTKSNQPRIINVSSRLGSLHKMAEKEFLQGQFSYSYRIAKAAQNMLTLCLQQEFTDKGIRVTAIHPGKLKTDIGAFDANMTPAEGAQNIYDWVMDSNEDVSGKFIEPGIGELKW; encoded by the coding sequence ATGAAGGTACTTGTTACAGGTGGGAATCGAGGATTAGGATTGCAGTTAGTAAAAGTATTTCATGAAAATGGACATATTGTTTATCCACTAGTTAGAAGTAAGGAAGCGATAGGACAATTGAATAAGGTTTTTACTTCTAGATGTTTTCCTATTTTAGCAGACTTGTCAGATGATGAGAGTACTGAGAGTATTAAGGAGCAAATTGGAGAGTACACAGAGCATATTGATCTAGTTATTAATAACGCTGGAATTACTGGAAAGGAAACTGAAATTTTACGTACAAATTCAGAAGAGTTAATGGAACTATTTAACCTTCATTGTTTAGGTGTTATTCGAGCAATAAAAGGTACGTATTCAGCTTTAACTAAATCAAATCAGCCGAGAATTATAAACGTATCATCTCGTTTAGGCTCTTTACATAAAATGGCCGAAAAAGAATTTCTACAAGGGCAGTTCTCATATTCATACCGGATCGCAAAAGCTGCACAAAATATGTTAACGCTTTGTTTACAACAAGAGTTTACGGATAAAGGAATTCGTGTAACCGCAATTCACCCTGGAAAGTTAAAGACTGACATTGGTGCTTTTGATGCGAATATGACTCCTGCTGAAGGAGCTCAAAATATATATGATTGGGTAATGGATTCAAATGAGGATGTTTCGGGTAAGTTTATTGAACCGGGTATAGGGGAGTTAAAGTGGTAA
- a CDS encoding GNAT family N-acetyltransferase, which produces MKLPLLQVETERLIIRPFQKEDYENWLDGFNKRLPSQHKYDDGYHDMSSSTKEWFTEWIRGFDEAAHRDEMYVLGIFRKEDGANIGKLELIKILRMDYQWAMMGYSIHNQYWKNGYGIESVKSTLPLFFNSLQFHRIELHIHVDNEPSVRLADRAGFSFECKREAFSQENGRWVDFLIYYKNKEMNI; this is translated from the coding sequence ATGAAGCTGCCGCTATTACAAGTAGAGACAGAGAGACTTATTATTCGTCCATTTCAAAAAGAGGATTATGAAAATTGGTTAGATGGCTTCAATAAGAGGTTACCATCTCAACATAAATATGATGATGGCTATCATGATATGTCGTCTTCAACGAAAGAATGGTTTACGGAATGGATAAGAGGTTTTGATGAAGCGGCACATCGAGATGAAATGTACGTATTAGGCATATTCCGAAAAGAAGATGGAGCGAATATTGGAAAACTAGAACTTATAAAAATTTTACGTATGGATTATCAATGGGCAATGATGGGTTATTCTATTCATAATCAATATTGGAAAAATGGCTACGGAATTGAAAGTGTAAAATCGACGTTACCGTTGTTTTTTAATAGTCTTCAATTCCATAGAATCGAATTACATATACATGTTGATAATGAGCCATCCGTTCGTCTTGCAGACAGAGCCGGATTTTCCTTTGAATGTAAGAGGGAAGCATTTTCTCAGGAAAATGGTAGGTGGGTAGATTTTCTTATTTATTATAAAAATAAGGAGATGAATATATGA
- a CDS encoding class I adenylate-forming enzyme family protein has product MRTMRQLLQKRAMQSLNMEALVGGEKRYSFQQYNERVNQLAHYLLHCGVQRGDRIGILCKNNHPFPSVMMASLKIGAVFIPLNHQLTVYELETIVKEAKLKVLVIDDEFSEVLLKVDAVKDIPYVIKTTKEGFGSFELKLQEQSITEPNVEVHEEDDAIYLFTSGTTGQAKACVIGHKNLHHYFTEIAGQREIPAGERFLSVHPLFHMSGVLSILNCIYHGVTMIFLADSNPTLIWDKIEEEKITTMLAFPAVYSYMLDELNKQERNISTLKVAQSGGTKVPETLIQKYMEKGIYMVQGYGSTEGWVVTSWHPNMGKEKMSSVGKTLKHVELKIIHPETGDELATNEVGEIHVRSPYMFKGYWNNEKATEKVVKDNWFNMGDAGMIDDDGFLHIMGRYKDVIVHGGDNVYPDQVEDVIHEINGVLEVAVVGIPNDFWGEIPTAYIVKDIQTSLTEEEIIQHCKEKLASYKIPEVVFMDELPKNALGKVLKRELRDVFLVK; this is encoded by the coding sequence TTGAGAACGATGCGACAATTATTACAAAAGAGAGCAATGCAATCACTGAATATGGAAGCACTTGTCGGGGGAGAGAAAAGGTATTCGTTTCAACAATATAATGAACGAGTAAACCAGCTTGCACATTACTTGTTACATTGCGGTGTGCAAAGAGGAGATCGCATAGGGATCTTATGCAAAAATAATCATCCGTTTCCAAGCGTTATGATGGCAAGCTTAAAAATTGGAGCGGTATTTATTCCGCTAAATCATCAGCTTACTGTTTATGAATTAGAAACGATTGTAAAAGAAGCAAAATTAAAAGTATTAGTTATTGATGATGAATTTAGTGAAGTTTTATTAAAGGTTGATGCTGTTAAAGATATTCCTTATGTAATTAAAACGACAAAAGAAGGCTTTGGTTCATTTGAATTAAAATTACAAGAACAGTCAATTACAGAGCCGAACGTGGAAGTTCATGAAGAAGATGATGCCATTTACTTGTTTACTTCAGGAACGACTGGACAGGCAAAAGCATGTGTAATTGGTCATAAAAACTTACACCATTATTTTACTGAGATTGCGGGGCAAAGAGAAATTCCAGCAGGTGAACGCTTTTTATCAGTGCACCCATTGTTTCATATGAGTGGCGTGCTTTCTATTTTAAATTGTATTTATCATGGTGTTACGATGATTTTCTTAGCTGATTCGAATCCTACTCTTATTTGGGATAAGATTGAAGAAGAAAAGATTACTACGATGCTTGCGTTCCCAGCTGTTTATAGTTATATGCTTGATGAACTAAATAAACAAGAGCGTAACATTTCGACTTTGAAAGTAGCACAAAGCGGCGGTACAAAAGTACCGGAAACGCTTATTCAAAAATATATGGAAAAAGGAATATACATGGTGCAAGGCTATGGTAGTACAGAAGGTTGGGTCGTAACTTCATGGCATCCAAATATGGGAAAAGAAAAAATGTCTTCTGTAGGGAAAACACTTAAGCATGTAGAATTAAAAATTATTCATCCAGAAACGGGTGATGAACTAGCAACGAATGAAGTTGGAGAGATCCACGTAAGAAGTCCTTACATGTTTAAAGGATATTGGAATAACGAAAAGGCGACGGAGAAGGTAGTAAAAGATAATTGGTTTAACATGGGTGACGCCGGCATGATAGATGATGATGGATTCCTACATATTATGGGAAGATATAAAGATGTTATCGTGCACGGTGGTGACAACGTATATCCAGATCAAGTAGAAGATGTAATTCATGAAATAAATGGAGTTCTAGAAGTTGCAGTAGTTGGGATTCCAAATGATTTTTGGGGAGAGATTCCGACAGCTTACATTGTAAAAGACATTCAAACATCTTTAACAGAAGAAGAAATTATTCAGCATTGTAAAGAAAAACTAGCAAGCTATAAAATACCAGAAGTTGTATTTATGGACGAATTACCGAAAAACGCTTTAGGGAAAGTGTTGAAGAGGGAATTAAGGGATGTTTTTCTTGTAAAATAA
- a CDS encoding NAD(P)H-dependent oxidoreductase: MKTLVIVAHPDIEKSRINKRWVEELEKYSDEITVHELYKAAPNWEFNVEEEQKLLVEHDRYIFQFPLYWYSSPPLLKKWFDDVLTYGFAYGSKGDKVKGKEFGVAISIGGLEKDYKNSGITMDELKKPFHATSLYTGMEFIPSFYLYGAEYEISDEEINKSAPEYVKYVMNKEYSNI, from the coding sequence ATGAAAACACTTGTAATTGTAGCACATCCTGATATTGAAAAGTCTCGAATTAATAAAAGATGGGTAGAAGAACTTGAGAAATATTCAGATGAAATTACGGTGCATGAATTATATAAAGCGGCACCAAATTGGGAGTTTAATGTTGAAGAGGAACAAAAGCTGTTAGTAGAGCACGACCGATATATATTTCAATTTCCACTCTACTGGTATAGCTCACCACCATTATTAAAAAAATGGTTCGATGATGTATTAACATATGGATTTGCCTACGGATCAAAAGGGGATAAAGTGAAGGGGAAAGAATTTGGTGTAGCTATTTCTATAGGTGGCTTAGAAAAAGACTATAAAAATAGCGGAATTACGATGGATGAATTGAAGAAACCATTTCACGCTACAAGCTTATATACAGGAATGGAATTTATACCATCATTTTATTTATATGGAGCAGAATATGAAATCAGTGATGAAGAGATTAATAAAAGTGCACCTGAGTATGTGAAATATGTGATGAATAAGGAGTATTCTAATATATAA